A window of Nicotiana tabacum cultivar K326 chromosome 24, ASM71507v2, whole genome shotgun sequence contains these coding sequences:
- the LOC107763159 gene encoding eukaryotic translation initiation factor 4B2-like, which produces MSKSPWGNIGAWAAEAERAEAEEKEQAAAEAAAAAARPTGAGKDSQSFPSLKEAASTKQKKKTKMSLQEFTMQSTYTTPTGYGSGSTTRLTPDEMLLLPTGPKERSAEEMQYGGRLGGGFSNYGGSRSMGPPRRDREGADGEGSWGGGGNRRSYGGFDDDRRGPPSRASDFDQPSRADEVDNWASMKKPLPPPSLDSGPARTNRYGSLGTGGGGISRADGDDNWGASKRPIVSATPPPQGRSWFPDSRGPEPERWTREVATNHERQRLVLDPPKMELGSENVNETVVKVNKPNPFGAARPREEVLAEKGLDWKKLDMEIEVKKGSRPTSSQSSRPGSSHSARSEGPAALQGGVMEVKPKPKVNPFGDAKPREVLLEEKGLDWKKIDLELEHRRVDRPDTEEEKNLKEEIEQLRKEAMQSSGHDQTNLQNVINQKERDLELLFRDLDDKVRFGQKRPGSASGREKNLKEKIEQLRKEAMQSSGQDQTNLQNVINQKEWELELLIRDLDDKVRFSQKPIQRPGSGSGRATGLPERSLSQSASYEDRRAGEQMDRPRSRGGDAWARPTDPMERPRSRGGVDAWARPNEQVERPRSRGGGDGWTRPPSDERRSFQGGRGGFFGSRESDRTRSRDRW; this is translated from the exons ATGTCGAAATCTCCATGGGGAAATATCGGTGCTTGGGCCGCCGAAGCCGAACGTGCCGAAGCCGAGGAAAAGGAACAGGCCGCCGCCGAAGCTGCCGCAGCAGCGGCTAGGCCTACTGGCGCCGGGAAGGACTCGCAGAGTTTCCCTAGCCTTAAGGAAGCGGCGAGCACAAagcagaagaagaaaacaaagatgaGCTTGCAAGAGTTCACGATGCAAAGCACCTACACCACTCCCACCGGGTATGGGTCGGGATCCACTACCCGGTTAACTCCCGACGAGATGCTCCTCCTTCCTACCGGCCCAAAGGAACGATCCGCTGAAGAAATGCAATATGGTGGCCGTCTCGGTGGTGGGTTTTCTAATTATGGTGGGTCCCGCAGTATGGGCCCACCACGCCGAGATCGAGAGGGAGCGGATGGTGAGGGTTCGTGGGGTGGTGGTGGTAATAGAAGGTCATATGGCGGATTTGATGATGATCGAAGGGGCCCACCTTCCAGAGCTTCAGATTTTGATCAACCATCTAGAGCTGATGAGGTTGATAATTGGGCTTCAATGAAAAAACCGTTACCCCCTCCATCACTTGATTCCGGTCCAGCCCGTACCAATCGGTACGGTTCTCTCGGAACCGGAGGTGGTGGAATTTCTAGGGCTGATGGTGATGACAATTGGGGCGCTTCGAAAAGGCCAATTGTCTCGGCCACACCACCACCACAAGGGAGATCTTGGTTCCCAGATTCGAGAGGACCTGAACCAGAGCGTTGGACTCGTGAGGTGGCAACAAATCATGAAAGGCAGAGATTGGTTCTGGATCCGCCCAAGATGGAATTGGGAAGTGAGAATGTGAATGAGACTGTGGTGAAAGTGAATAAGCCGAATCCATTTGGGGCGGCGAGGCCACGAGAGGAGGTGCTGGCGGAGAAGGGTTTGGATTGGAAAAAGCTGGATATGGAAATTGAGGTTAAGAAGGGAAGTAGGCCAACGAGTTCACAATCAAGTAGGCCTGGGAGTTCACATTCAGCTCGGTCTGAAGGCCCAGCGGCATTACAGGGAGGAGTGATGGAAGTTAAACCTAAGCCAAAGGTGAATCCTTTCGGAGATGCAAAGCCAAGGGAAGTTTTGCTTGAGGAGAAAGGTTTAGATTGGAAAAAGATTGATTTGGAGTTGGAGCATCGACGCGTTGACAG GCCAGACACAGAGGAGGAAAAGAATCTGAAGGAAGAAATAGAACAGCTCAGAAAGGAAGCTATGCAGAGCTCGGGTCATGACCAGACTAATTTACAGAATGTGATTAATCAGAAAGAGAGGGACTTGGAACTGCTGTTCCGTGATTTGGATGACAAAGTTCGTTTCGGTCAGAAAAGGCCAGGCTCTGCGTCAGGCAGGGAAAAGAATCTGAAGGAAAAAATAGAACAGCTCAGAAAGGAAGCTATGCAGAGCTCGGGTCAGGACCAGACTAATTTACAGAATGTGATTAATCAGAAAGAGTGGGAATTGGAATTGCTGATCCGTGATTTGGATGACAAAGTTCGTTTCAGTCAGAAACCTATTCAAAGGCCAGGCTCTGGGTCAGGCAGGGCTACTGGACTTCCTGAGAGGAGCCTTTCTCAGTCAGCATCTTATGAAGATCGTAGAGCTGGTGAACAGATGGACAGGCCTCGATCACGTGGTGGAGATGCGTGGGCAAGGCCAACTGACCCAATGGAGAGGCCTCGATCACGCGGTGGTGTTGACGCATGGGCAAGGCCAAATGAACAAGTGGAAAGGCCTCGATCACGGGGTGGTGGAGATGGATGGACAAGGCCACCAAGTGATGAGAGAAGATCATTCCAAGGAGGTAGAGGAGGTTTTTTTGGCAGCCGGGAGTCTGACAG GACAAGATCCAGGGACAGATGGTGA